GGGTGAGGAGGTTTTCGGATACTTTGTCTTCTTGCCCTCTCGCGTGGTTCCATGTCGAGATGATATTTCCCTGCAAGCTTTTTGCGATACCCAGCAGGGAGGCAATGTTCATCAGAATGAAGTAGTAGGCATAGGGAACAAGAGGCGCCCGGATATGTTTTTCGGAAAGGAGCATTCCCAGATAAGCCATACCGGTGAATGCTACAATAAAGAGAAATGTGAATTGATAGACGGATCGTCCGGAAGCGGAGAGCAGGAAGCAGGAAACAAAGAATAAAAACAGAAATAGAGGTGAAAACCATCGCAGCAGTTTGTGAGAAATAACCTCAAGCGCGAATATTCCCGTTTTGAAAGGGTTCATAACGCCTTTCAGTCTCATCAGGCCGCTGAAGCTCCTGTTGACGATCCGGATTTTACGTCTGAACTCTTTTTCATAGGTCCCGGCCGCCTCTTCATAGGAAATTGCGGCGGGTTCATAGATGCCGCGGTATCCTTTCAAAATGATCTGGAGGGGGTTCACGAAATCATTGATGTCTGTTTCTAATAACGGTTCGTAAAGATCTTTCCGGATTGCATAGATGGCGCCATCGCCGCCGACGATGGAATGCAGGTCGGACTCCATTTTTTTAATGAGGGTTTCATGATTCCAGTAGAGGTTTTCGCTTTTCCCGGCCATGGTTCTTCCCGGATCGGTGTAACGGGCTTGTCCCACGACGTATCCCACGGTGGGATCATGAAAATTTCGGACTAATTTTTTAATTGCATTCTTCCGGTAGATTGCATTGGCATCGGAAAAGATGATCAGTTCACCCTTTGCGAGCGGTATCGCCAGGTTGAGGCCGGATGTTTTGCCCATACGTTTTTCTTGGCGAACCAGCCTCACCCCTCGGTCCTCATATTCGCGAACGATCGAGTCTGTCTGATCCGTAGATGCATCGGAGACGACCAGTATATCCAGCTTGCCTTTTGGATAGTCCAGCGACAAACAGTTTTCAAGCTTCGATCGGATAACATCCTCTTCATTGTAGCAGGAGATCAGCAAACTGACGGACGCTCCGGTCTTCTCCCGGAGGATTTCTTTTTTCGGAATTACAAATCGCAGTACCACGAGGAGAAGCGGGTATCCGATGTAAGTATAGAGAAGTATCAGAAGTGACAGGAATGCAGTGACCTCAAGAAAAGGGATCATAGGCTTCCCTGATAAAGTTGCAAATAACGTGACAGCATTTTCTGGAAGGAAAAGTCTTTGGACGCCCTTTCGGCGGCATTGGCCCCCATGGTTTTTTGTTTCTCTGGGGAACGAAGCAGTTCCAGGACCTTGGTTGCCATGGTCTGTTCCTCTCCGGTGGGTACAAGGTATCCGGTTTTCCCATCGATTACAACCTCGGGGTTTCCTCCTACTGCTGTTACAACAGAAGGGACTCCGGCGGCCATGGATTCCAGGAGTGTGATCGAAATTCCTTCCGTAAAGGATGTGAGAAGAAACACGTCAAACAAGGGATAGATTTCCGGCAGGTCGTATCTCAGTCCCAAGAAAACCACCCGGTCTTCGACGCCGAGATGTTTCGAAAGATCTTTCAGCTCTTTCTCCTTAGGGCCTTTCCCCGCGATCAGCAGATAGGTTTGCGGCATTTGAGCCAGAACACGCTTGAAAACGTGAAGCAACATGGGGATATTTTTGATCTCGTCGAGACGGGCGGCCGTGCCCATAACCCGGCTTGTGTTATCCAACTGCAGCAACCGGCGTTTTGTGGATGGAACGATATTTGTCTTGGAGTCGTCAAAGTGCACGCCGTTAAAGATAACTTCTATCTTTTGTGCGGGGAAGTTATCATACATCACCATGGCTTTTTTCGTGCTTTCAGAGATGGAAACGATATGGTCTGTCATGCCGGCAAGCAGCGGATTAAAGAGGTATCTCTTTATTCTTCGCCGATCAGGATATAATCGACCATGCTCTGTAAATATGAGTCTGATTTTCTTTCCCATTAATGAGGAGAGAACCGCATAGAAATAGGGGGTATATTGATGGGCATGTACCACATCGATTTTTTCTCGGACAATGATCCTGTTTAAGCGTTTAACGAGGCCCCAGTCGATGCCCCTTTTTCTTTTAAGGTAATAGACCCGGATACCCTGTGTGACCAATTTGTCACCCAGGGGGCCGATCATGTCGAGGCAGCAGACAGTGGGGGTAATGTTTTTTTGCGGAAGCCCCTGAATTATGTCATAGACCAGTTTTTCTGCTCCTCCCACACCCATAGAGAGCACCACAAACAAAACGCGAAGGAGCCTTCTGTTGTGACTGTCTATACTTATTTTTTTGGAATATGGCATTTTTAGAAGATGGATTCTTTGGCTCGCCGGTAATAATATTTCAGGGTTTCCAGCATGGAGGGATAATAGACC
This is a stretch of genomic DNA from Deltaproteobacteria bacterium. It encodes these proteins:
- a CDS encoding glycosyltransferase, whose translation is MPYSKKISIDSHNRRLLRVLFVVLSMGVGGAEKLVYDIIQGLPQKNITPTVCCLDMIGPLGDKLVTQGIRVYYLKRKRGIDWGLVKRLNRIIVREKIDVVHAHQYTPYFYAVLSSLMGKKIRLIFTEHGRLYPDRRRIKRYLFNPLLAGMTDHIVSISESTKKAMVMYDNFPAQKIEVIFNGVHFDDSKTNIVPSTKRRLLQLDNTSRVMGTAARLDEIKNIPMLLHVFKRVLAQMPQTYLLIAGKGPKEKELKDLSKHLGVEDRVVFLGLRYDLPEIYPLFDVFLLTSFTEGISITLLESMAAGVPSVVTAVGGNPEVVIDGKTGYLVPTGEEQTMATKVLELLRSPEKQKTMGANAAERASKDFSFQKMLSRYLQLYQGSL